The following are encoded together in the Salmonella enterica subsp. enterica serovar Choleraesuis genome:
- a CDS encoding transcriptional regulator, with protein sequence MNMLEKIRSQLEQLSKSERKVAETIMAAPQHAIHSSIAALATLAGVSEPTVNRFCRHMGTRGFPDFKLQLAQSIVSGTPYVSRNIEQHDGVETYTSKIFETALAGLGSVQRNLDRQAVNRAVDLLTQAKKISFFGLGASAAVAHDAMNKFFRFNVPVIYSDDVIVQRMSCMNSNHDDVVVLISHTGRTRQLVELAQMARDNDAMVIAITTHNSPLAEKASLALLVDVPEDTDLYMPMVSRLAQLTVIDVLATGFTLRRGEKFRDNLRRVKDALRDSRYDKSEHSEGSGY encoded by the coding sequence ATGAATATGCTGGAAAAAATTCGCTCACAGCTTGAACAATTGAGCAAGTCTGAACGCAAAGTCGCCGAAACGATCATGGCGGCCCCGCAGCACGCCATCCATTCAAGTATTGCCGCGCTGGCCACCCTTGCAGGCGTCAGTGAACCTACCGTAAACCGTTTCTGCCGCCATATGGGAACCCGCGGTTTCCCCGATTTTAAACTGCAACTCGCTCAAAGCATCGTAAGCGGTACGCCGTATGTTAGCCGTAATATCGAGCAACACGATGGCGTAGAAACCTATACCAGTAAAATATTCGAAACCGCGCTGGCCGGGCTTGGTAGCGTTCAGCGCAACCTTGACCGCCAGGCAGTGAATCGGGCCGTGGATTTACTGACTCAGGCGAAAAAGATCTCTTTCTTTGGTCTCGGCGCATCCGCAGCCGTGGCTCATGACGCCATGAATAAGTTTTTTCGCTTTAACGTGCCGGTTATCTACTCTGATGATGTTATCGTGCAACGTATGAGCTGTATGAATAGCAACCATGATGATGTTGTGGTTCTTATCTCCCACACCGGGCGGACCCGACAATTGGTTGAACTCGCTCAGATGGCACGCGACAATGACGCAATGGTAATTGCCATTACTACCCACAATAGCCCCCTGGCAGAGAAAGCTTCGCTGGCACTGTTGGTAGATGTTCCTGAGGACACCGACTTATATATGCCAATGGTGTCGCGGCTGGCACAGCTTACTGTCATCGATGTGCTGGCTACCGGATTCACCCTACGGCGCGGTGAGAAATTCCGCGATAACCTCAGGCGGGTAAAAGACGCCCTGCGCGATTCGCGCTACGACAAAAGCGAGCACTCCGAAGGCTCCGGATATTGA
- the zwf gene encoding glucose-6-phosphate 1-dehydrogenase: MAVNQMPQACDLVIFGAKGDLARRKLLPSLYQLEKAGQINPETRIIGVGRADWDKAEYTKVIREALETFMKEKIDETLWEKLSARLDFCNLDVNDVKGFTRLGKMLDQKNRVTINYFAMPPGTFGAICKGLGAAKLNAQPARVVMEKPLGRSLETSREINDQVGEFFNEDQVYRIDHYLGKETVLNLLALRFANSLFVNNWDKRTIDHVEITVAEEVGIEGRWGYFDQAGQMRDMVQNHLLQILCMIAMSPPADLTADHIRDEKVKVLKSLRRIDRSNVREKTVRGQYTAGFVQGTKVPGYLEEEGANKGSCTETFVSIRVDIDNWRWAGVPFYLRTGKRLPSKCSEVVVYFKNPALNLFKDSWQELPQNKLTIRLQPDEGVDIQILNKVPGLEHKHNLQTTKLDLSYSETFNQTHLADAYERLLLETMRGIQALFVRRDEVEEAWKWVDGITQAWEADNDAPKPYQAGTWGPVASVAMITRDGRSWNEFE; the protein is encoded by the coding sequence ATGGCGGTTAATCAAATGCCTCAGGCCTGTGACCTGGTAATTTTCGGGGCTAAAGGTGACCTGGCGCGTCGTAAGCTGTTGCCATCTTTGTATCAGTTGGAAAAAGCGGGCCAGATCAATCCTGAGACCCGTATTATCGGCGTTGGTCGTGCGGACTGGGATAAGGCGGAGTACACCAAAGTTATCCGCGAAGCGCTCGAAACCTTTATGAAGGAGAAGATTGACGAAACGCTGTGGGAAAAACTAAGCGCTCGCCTCGACTTCTGCAACCTGGATGTCAATGATGTGAAGGGTTTTACCCGCCTGGGTAAGATGCTCGATCAGAAAAATCGCGTCACCATTAACTACTTCGCGATGCCGCCGGGCACCTTTGGCGCTATCTGCAAAGGTCTGGGCGCGGCAAAACTGAATGCTCAGCCGGCTCGCGTTGTGATGGAAAAACCGCTAGGACGTTCTCTTGAAACCTCACGTGAAATTAACGACCAGGTTGGCGAGTTCTTTAATGAAGACCAGGTTTATCGCATCGACCACTATTTAGGGAAAGAGACCGTACTGAACCTTCTGGCGCTGCGCTTTGCCAACTCTCTGTTTGTGAACAACTGGGATAAGCGCACTATCGACCACGTTGAAATCACCGTGGCGGAAGAGGTGGGGATCGAAGGCCGCTGGGGTTACTTCGACCAGGCCGGGCAGATGCGCGACATGGTGCAGAACCACCTGCTGCAAATTCTGTGCATGATTGCCATGTCACCTCCGGCAGATTTGACGGCTGACCATATTCGCGACGAAAAAGTGAAGGTACTTAAGTCCCTGCGCCGTATTGACCGTTCAAATGTGCGTGAAAAAACTGTGCGTGGGCAGTACACCGCAGGTTTCGTCCAGGGCACCAAAGTACCGGGCTATCTGGAAGAAGAGGGCGCGAACAAAGGAAGCTGCACCGAAACTTTCGTTTCTATCCGCGTTGATATCGACAACTGGCGCTGGGCTGGCGTTCCATTCTACCTGCGTACCGGTAAACGCCTGCCAAGTAAATGTTCCGAAGTGGTGGTGTATTTTAAAAACCCGGCCCTGAATCTGTTTAAAGATTCGTGGCAGGAGCTACCGCAGAACAAGCTGACCATTCGTCTGCAGCCAGATGAAGGGGTGGATATCCAGATCCTGAACAAAGTTCCGGGCCTTGAGCATAAACACAACCTGCAAACCACTAAACTGGATCTGAGCTATTCCGAAACCTTCAATCAGACTCATCTGGCGGATGCCTATGAGCGACTGCTGCTGGAAACTATGCGCGGCATTCAGGCTCTGTTTGTGCGTCGTGATGAAGTTGAAGAAGCGTGGAAATGGGTAGATGGCATTACTCAGGCGTGGGAAGCAGATAATGACGCACCAAAACCTTATCAGGCAGGAACATGGGGGCCGGTGGCTTCCGTTGCTATGATTACCCGTGACGGGCGCTCCTGGAACGAGTTTGAGTAG
- the edd gene encoding phosphogluconate dehydratase, translated as MNPTLLRVTNRIIERSRSTREAYLARIEEAKSNTVHRSELACGNLAHGFAACQPDDKASLKSMLRNNIAIITAYNDMLSAHQPYEHYPDVIRKALHSVNAVGQVAGGVPAMCDGVTQGQDGMELSLLSREVIAMSSAIGLSHNMFDGALFLGVCDKIVPGLVMSALSFGHLPAVFVPSGPMASGLPNKEKVRVRQLFAEGKVGRDALLEAESASYHAPGTCTFYGTANTNQMVIEFMGMQLPGSSFIHPDAPLRAELTAAAARQVTRLTGNGNDWMPFGKMVDEKVVVNGIVSLLATGGSTNHTMHLVAMARAAGIIINWDDFSEISEVVPLMCKLYPNGPADINYFQAAGGVPVLMSELLKGGLLHEDVNTVAGFGLKRYLQEPWLNDGKLDWREGPVKSLDPEVLASIEAPFSKHGGTKVLSGNLGRSVMKTSAVPVENQVIEAPAVVFESQHDVVPAFEAGKLDRDCVVVVRFQGPKANGMPELHKLMPPLGVLLDRGFKVALVTDGRLSGASGKVPSAIHVTPEAYDGGLLAKVHDGDMIRVNGQTGELTLLVDESELAAREPLRPDLSAQRIGTGRELFGALREKFSGAEQGATCIIF; from the coding sequence ATGAACCCGACATTGTTACGCGTAACAAATCGCATTATTGAACGCTCCCGTTCAACCCGCGAAGCCTATCTGGCTCGCATCGAAGAAGCCAAAAGCAATACCGTGCACCGTTCAGAGCTTGCCTGCGGCAACCTGGCCCACGGTTTCGCGGCTTGCCAGCCGGATGATAAAGCTTCGCTGAAGAGCATGTTGCGTAACAATATCGCGATCATTACTGCCTACAACGACATGCTTTCGGCTCACCAGCCGTATGAGCACTATCCGGACGTTATCCGCAAAGCGCTGCACTCCGTTAATGCGGTAGGTCAGGTTGCAGGCGGCGTACCGGCAATGTGTGACGGCGTGACCCAGGGCCAGGATGGGATGGAACTCTCCCTGCTGAGCCGTGAAGTCATCGCGATGTCTTCTGCTATTGGTCTGTCCCACAATATGTTTGATGGCGCGCTGTTCCTTGGCGTGTGCGACAAAATCGTCCCTGGGCTGGTTATGTCTGCGCTGTCATTTGGCCATCTGCCTGCGGTATTCGTCCCATCAGGCCCGATGGCTAGCGGCTTGCCAAACAAAGAAAAAGTTCGCGTTCGTCAGCTGTTTGCCGAAGGTAAAGTTGGCCGCGATGCGCTGCTGGAAGCTGAGTCTGCTTCTTACCATGCGCCAGGTACCTGTACTTTCTACGGCACTGCAAACACTAACCAGATGGTTATTGAATTCATGGGTATGCAGCTGCCAGGTTCTTCTTTCATCCATCCGGATGCACCGCTGCGTGCTGAACTGACTGCCGCCGCCGCTCGCCAGGTGACTCGCCTGACCGGTAACGGCAACGATTGGATGCCGTTTGGTAAAATGGTTGATGAGAAAGTTGTGGTTAACGGCATCGTTTCTCTTCTGGCGACCGGTGGTTCTACTAACCACACCATGCATCTGGTGGCGATGGCTCGTGCTGCCGGCATCATCATCAACTGGGATGACTTCTCTGAAATCTCTGAAGTTGTGCCACTGATGTGCAAACTGTATCCAAACGGCCCGGCTGATATTAACTACTTCCAGGCGGCGGGTGGCGTGCCGGTTCTGATGAGCGAACTGCTGAAAGGCGGCCTGCTGCACGAAGACGTAAACACCGTGGCTGGCTTCGGTCTGAAACGTTACCTGCAAGAGCCATGGCTGAATGATGGCAAACTGGACTGGCGTGAAGGCCCGGTTAAATCTCTGGACCCAGAGGTTCTGGCCAGCATTGAAGCTCCGTTCTCCAAACACGGCGGTACTAAAGTACTTAGCGGTAACCTTGGCCGCTCGGTAATGAAAACTTCTGCGGTACCGGTTGAAAACCAGGTTATCGAGGCTCCGGCCGTTGTTTTCGAAAGCCAGCACGACGTAGTTCCTGCGTTTGAAGCCGGTAAACTGGACCGCGATTGCGTTGTTGTTGTTCGCTTCCAGGGCCCTAAAGCTAACGGTATGCCGGAATTACATAAACTGATGCCACCGCTTGGTGTATTATTGGACCGCGGTTTCAAAGTTGCTCTGGTCACCGATGGCCGTCTGTCTGGCGCATCAGGTAAAGTGCCTTCCGCTATCCACGTCACCCCGGAAGCCTATGACGGCGGTCTGCTGGCTAAAGTCCATGACGGGGATATGATCCGTGTGAACGGCCAGACTGGTGAACTGACTCTGCTGGTTGACGAAAGCGAACTGGCTGCGCGTGAACCCCTGCGTCCAGACTTGAGCGCCCAGCGCATCGGTACCGGCCGCGAACTGTTTGGCGCACTGCGCGAGAAATTCTCCGGTGCTGAACAGGGCGCAACCTGCATTATTTTTTGA
- a CDS encoding ketohydroxyglutarate aldolase, whose translation MKNWKVSAEQILKTGPVVPVIVVNKIEHAVPMAKALVAGGVRVLEVTLRTECAMEAIRLIAKEVPDAIVGAGTVTNPQQLKEVTEAGAQFAISPGLTDELLKAATAGTIPLIPGISTVSELMLGMSHGLKEFKFFPAEANGGVKALQAIAGPFAHIRFCPTGGISPANYRDYLALKSVLCIGGSWLVPADALESGDYDRITRLAREAVEGAK comes from the coding sequence ATGAAAAACTGGAAAGTTAGTGCCGAACAGATCCTGAAAACCGGCCCGGTAGTGCCTGTTATCGTCGTGAACAAAATTGAACACGCGGTACCTATGGCTAAAGCACTGGTTGCTGGCGGCGTTCGCGTTCTGGAAGTAACTCTGCGTACCGAGTGCGCAATGGAAGCCATTCGCCTGATCGCTAAAGAAGTTCCTGACGCTATCGTGGGTGCCGGTACCGTAACTAACCCACAGCAGCTGAAAGAAGTGACTGAAGCGGGCGCTCAGTTCGCTATCAGCCCTGGGCTGACCGACGAGCTGCTGAAAGCCGCAACTGCCGGTACTATCCCGCTTATCCCGGGTATCAGCACCGTTTCTGAACTGATGCTGGGTATGTCTCACGGTCTGAAAGAATTTAAATTCTTCCCGGCTGAAGCTAACGGCGGCGTGAAAGCTCTGCAGGCCATTGCTGGTCCATTCGCTCACATCCGTTTCTGCCCAACTGGCGGCATCTCTCCGGCTAACTACCGTGACTACCTGGCACTGAAAAGCGTTCTGTGCATCGGTGGTTCCTGGCTGGTTCCAGCCGACGCGCTGGAAAGCGGTGATTACGATCGCATCACTCGCCTGGCGCGTGAAGCTGTTGAAGGCGCTAAATAA
- the purT gene encoding phosphoribosylglycinamide formyltransferase 2, giving the protein MQMLSLGTALSPTATRVMLLGSGELGKEVAIECQRLGLEVIAVDRYPNAPAMQVAHRYHVIDMLDGEALARLVAEERPDYIVPEIEAIATATLVELEQAGQKVVPTARAAQITMNREAIRRLAAETLALPTSPYRFAATREQLDAAISEISLPCLIKPVMSSSGKGQTLVRKADQLDAAWRYAQEGGRAGAGKVIVEGLVDFDYEITLLTVSAVDGIHFCAPIGHRQQDGDYRESWQPQQMSEQALAASQRIAKEVVTALGGFGLFGVELFVRGDEVIFSEVSPRPHDTGLVTLISQDLSEFALHVRAFLGLPVGAIRQYGPAASAVILPQLTSQNIMFDGLNGAVGAGLQLRLFAKPVIDGSRRLGVVLASADSIRDAVKLAVDAAASVNVFAGE; this is encoded by the coding sequence GTGCAGATGTTATCCCTGGGAACCGCTCTTAGCCCTACGGCCACTCGCGTAATGTTGCTCGGCTCAGGTGAGCTTGGCAAAGAAGTGGCTATCGAATGCCAGCGCCTTGGTCTGGAGGTTATCGCCGTCGATCGTTACCCTAACGCTCCGGCTATGCAGGTGGCCCATCGCTATCACGTTATCGATATGCTCGATGGTGAAGCGCTGGCCCGGCTGGTTGCAGAAGAACGCCCGGATTATATCGTCCCGGAGATTGAAGCCATCGCCACCGCTACGCTGGTAGAGCTGGAGCAAGCCGGGCAGAAGGTTGTTCCTACCGCCCGGGCGGCGCAAATTACCATGAACCGGGAGGCTATCCGCCGCCTGGCGGCGGAAACGCTGGCATTACCTACCTCTCCTTACCGCTTCGCCGCCACCCGCGAACAGCTGGATGCTGCAATTAGCGAAATCTCCCTGCCCTGCCTGATAAAGCCGGTAATGAGCTCCTCCGGTAAAGGACAGACGCTGGTTCGGAAGGCAGATCAGTTGGATGCCGCCTGGCGCTATGCACAAGAAGGTGGTCGCGCGGGGGCGGGAAAAGTCATTGTTGAAGGGCTGGTTGATTTTGATTACGAGATAACGCTGCTTACCGTTAGCGCGGTGGACGGAATTCACTTCTGCGCGCCGATAGGCCACCGGCAGCAGGATGGTGATTATCGTGAGTCCTGGCAGCCTCAGCAAATGAGCGAACAGGCTCTGGCCGCCAGTCAGAGAATCGCCAAAGAAGTTGTCACTGCGTTGGGAGGTTTTGGGCTGTTTGGCGTCGAGCTATTTGTGCGCGGTGATGAGGTTATCTTCAGCGAAGTTTCACCGCGCCCGCACGACACTGGCCTGGTGACACTTATCTCGCAGGATCTCTCCGAATTCGCCCTGCATGTGCGCGCCTTTTTAGGGCTTCCGGTCGGCGCAATTCGCCAGTACGGGCCTGCGGCTTCCGCCGTTATCCTGCCACAGCTCACCAGCCAAAATATTATGTTTGACGGGCTTAATGGTGCCGTGGGCGCCGGGTTACAGCTGCGCCTGTTTGCTAAGCCTGTGATTGATGGCAGCCGCCGTCTAGGGGTAGTACTGGCCAGCGCTGACAGTATCCGGGATGCGGTCAAACTCGCGGTAGACGCCGCCGCCAGCGTAAACGTCTTTGCCGGCGAGTAA
- a CDS encoding protein YebE, giving the protein MSSWLNQLQGLLTKNLPGNAETGGKSGGLSDMLVPGALGGLAGLLVASKSSRKMLAKYGTGALLVGGGAVAGSVLWNKYRNRMPSARQPIPAESAAPAVQPACEPATDPRTERLITALVFAARSDGHIDDREQANIEQQLQHAGLEPQGQALIAKALNQQLDPQRLAASVSGEEEALQLYFVSCAAIDIDHFMERSYLDALGEALGLPLDVRQAIELDLKSQKQTLAE; this is encoded by the coding sequence ATGAGTTCCTGGCTGAATCAATTGCAGGGCCTGTTAACCAAAAACTTGCCTGGTAACGCCGAGACTGGCGGAAAGTCTGGTGGCCTGTCCGATATGCTGGTGCCCGGTGCGCTTGGCGGGCTGGCGGGATTACTGGTAGCCAGTAAATCATCGCGCAAGATGCTGGCAAAGTATGGCACCGGCGCTTTACTGGTCGGCGGTGGCGCTGTGGCCGGGAGCGTACTGTGGAATAAATACCGCAACCGGATGCCATCGGCCCGGCAGCCGATACCCGCTGAGTCTGCCGCACCCGCGGTTCAACCCGCCTGCGAACCGGCTACCGATCCACGAACCGAACGTTTAATTACTGCGCTGGTATTTGCCGCACGCAGCGACGGACATATTGATGATCGGGAGCAGGCGAATATTGAGCAACAGTTGCAGCATGCGGGGCTGGAGCCACAGGGTCAGGCGCTAATTGCTAAAGCCCTTAACCAACAACTGGACCCACAGCGTCTTGCGGCCAGCGTCAGCGGTGAGGAAGAGGCGTTGCAACTTTACTTTGTTAGCTGCGCCGCTATCGACATCGATCACTTTATGGAGCGTTCATACCTTGATGCCTTGGGTGAGGCGCTTGGGCTGCCGCTCGATGTACGCCAGGCCATTGAGCTTGATCTTAAATCACAAAAGCAAACGCTGGCTGAATAA
- a CDS encoding oligopeptidase B produces MPPVAPKKPQALTSHNDTRQDPWYWLRDDERSNPEVLDYLRQENDWAERAMAANAGLRNTVLQELIGRIPPQDDSVPYISNGWRYRQRYAEGKEYPIYQRQALEADENDWQVLLDGNEQAEGHEWYATGRLAVSPDNQLLAVAEDFVSRRQYQLRVRDLQTGHWLDELLENVEPDVEWAADSRGFWYLRKNPQTLQPWQVWFHQLGQPVSCDRLVWQEDDCLFYIGLYKTSSRRYVGIALNSSTTSETRLLDAENPELEARCLIPRRKDHEYDVDHLGEAFIVRSNREGKTFGLYQAIEPDDETTWLTLVAVRDAVMLEDFTLFNRWLVLAERERGVTRLRYIERTSGQEKRVEFSDPAYVTWVGVNRQPESDWLRYGYSSLTTPTTVYELNMASGERRMLKQTPVAGFEDGAYQSERLWIAADDGVEVPVSLVYRRDSFVSSRNPLLVYGYGSYGVSIDAGFDAERLSLLDRGFVFAIAHVRGGGELGQQWYEDGKFLHKTRSFTDYLAVCRALLERGYGDPQRLYGMGGSAGGLLMGAAINMAPDLFHGVVAQVPFVDVLTTMLDESIPLTTGEFEEWGNPQDPVYYEYIKGYSPYDNVSAQNYPHLLVTSGLHDSQVQYWEPAKWVAKLREYKTDNNQLLLMTDMAAGHGGKSGRFKACEDSALEFTFLIALAEGAVN; encoded by the coding sequence ATGCCCCCTGTAGCACCGAAAAAACCGCAGGCTCTGACTAGCCATAATGATACCCGCCAGGATCCCTGGTACTGGCTGCGCGATGATGAACGCAGTAATCCGGAAGTGCTCGACTATTTACGCCAGGAAAATGACTGGGCAGAACGTGCCATGGCGGCAAACGCCGGTCTGCGGAATACGGTATTGCAGGAACTTATCGGGCGTATCCCACCTCAGGATGATTCCGTACCTTATATCAGCAACGGCTGGCGCTATCGCCAACGCTATGCAGAGGGAAAAGAATATCCTATCTATCAGCGCCAGGCCCTGGAGGCTGATGAGAATGACTGGCAGGTTCTGCTGGATGGCAATGAACAGGCAGAAGGCCACGAATGGTATGCCACCGGGCGTCTGGCCGTATCGCCGGATAATCAGCTGCTGGCCGTGGCGGAAGACTTTGTATCGCGCCGTCAGTATCAATTACGAGTGCGTGACCTGCAAACCGGACATTGGCTGGATGAGCTGCTGGAAAATGTCGAGCCGGATGTTGAGTGGGCGGCAGATAGCCGTGGCTTCTGGTATCTGCGGAAAAATCCGCAAACGTTGCAACCATGGCAAGTATGGTTCCACCAATTGGGGCAGCCGGTCAGCTGCGACAGACTGGTCTGGCAGGAAGATGACTGTCTGTTTTATATCGGGCTGTATAAAACCAGTTCCCGACGCTACGTCGGTATTGCCCTCAATAGCAGTACCACCAGCGAAACGCGACTGCTGGATGCGGAGAACCCGGAGCTTGAAGCGCGTTGCCTGATCCCTCGCCGTAAAGATCATGAATACGATGTTGATCACCTTGGTGAAGCGTTTATTGTGCGCTCCAATCGGGAAGGTAAAACCTTTGGGTTGTATCAAGCGATTGAACCAGATGATGAAACCACCTGGCTGACGCTGGTGGCGGTGCGCGATGCGGTTATGCTGGAAGACTTCACTTTATTTAATCGCTGGCTGGTACTGGCCGAGCGTGAACGTGGGGTGACGCGTCTGCGTTATATCGAGAGGACATCAGGGCAGGAAAAACGGGTTGAGTTTAGCGACCCGGCGTATGTGACCTGGGTTGGCGTGAATCGTCAGCCGGAAAGCGACTGGCTGCGCTATGGCTACTCTTCGCTAACTACGCCGACAACGGTCTATGAGCTGAATATGGCCAGCGGCGAGCGGCGCATGTTAAAGCAAACGCCGGTAGCGGGTTTTGAGGACGGCGCATACCAGAGCGAACGATTATGGATTGCCGCGGATGATGGCGTCGAAGTGCCGGTATCGCTGGTATATCGCCGCGATAGTTTTGTTTCGAGCCGTAATCCGCTGCTGGTATATGGCTATGGCAGCTATGGAGTCAGTATTGACGCCGGATTTGATGCCGAGCGGCTAAGCCTGCTGGACCGGGGTTTTGTATTTGCAATTGCTCACGTGCGCGGCGGCGGCGAGCTTGGCCAGCAGTGGTATGAAGATGGGAAATTCCTACACAAAACCCGCAGCTTTACCGATTATCTGGCGGTATGTCGTGCCTTGCTTGAGCGCGGCTACGGCGACCCGCAGCGCCTTTATGGCATGGGCGGAAGTGCCGGCGGTTTACTCATGGGAGCGGCGATTAATATGGCTCCCGATCTATTTCATGGCGTGGTGGCTCAGGTGCCGTTTGTGGATGTGCTCACTACGATGCTCGATGAGTCTATCCCGCTAACGACCGGTGAGTTTGAAGAATGGGGTAACCCGCAGGATCCGGTTTACTATGAATATATCAAAGGCTACAGCCCCTATGACAATGTTAGCGCCCAGAACTACCCCCATCTGCTAGTTACCAGTGGTCTGCATGACTCTCAGGTGCAGTACTGGGAACCGGCCAAATGGGTGGCAAAATTGCGGGAATATAAAACTGACAATAATCAGCTATTGCTCATGACCGACATGGCAGCCGGTCACGGAGGCAAATCCGGGCGCTTTAAAGCCTGTGAAGACAGCGCGCTGGAGTTTACCTTTCTGATAGCGCTGGCCGAAGGGGCCGTAAATTAA
- a CDS encoding DNA polymerase III subunit epsilon produces MLRVIDTETCGLQGGVVEIASVDILNGQIVNPMSDLVRPDRPISPQAMAIHKITEQMVANKPPLEEVVTRYSGNPWYVAHNASFDRRMLPEMGGEWICTMKLARRLWPGIKYSNMGLYKSLKLNVTPPADLHHHRALYDCYITAALLLHIMDVSGWTPPEMLDVTGRPGLVATLPFGKYRGLPVAEIASKDPRYLHWMLTSVKNLTPELRLTLRHYLEP; encoded by the coding sequence ATGCTGCGCGTAATCGATACCGAAACCTGCGGGTTGCAGGGAGGCGTCGTTGAGATAGCCTCGGTTGATATTCTGAATGGTCAGATAGTCAACCCAATGAGCGACCTGGTGCGGCCAGACCGGCCTATATCTCCTCAGGCGATGGCTATTCATAAAATTACCGAACAGATGGTGGCAAACAAACCGCCGCTGGAAGAGGTTGTTACACGATATAGCGGCAACCCGTGGTATGTAGCTCACAATGCGAGTTTTGATAGGCGCATGCTGCCAGAAATGGGCGGGGAGTGGATTTGCACCATGAAACTGGCTCGCCGCCTGTGGCCTGGTATTAAATACAGCAACATGGGCCTGTATAAATCACTCAAACTTAACGTCACCCCACCTGCCGATTTACACCATCACCGGGCGCTGTATGACTGTTACATTACCGCCGCGCTGCTGTTGCACATTATGGACGTTTCTGGCTGGACGCCGCCGGAAATGCTGGACGTAACCGGCCGCCCTGGGTTGGTGGCGACTCTGCCATTTGGTAAATATCGCGGACTGCCGGTGGCGGAAATTGCCAGCAAAGATCCGCGTTATTTGCACTGGATGCTAACCAGCGTCAAAAATTTGACGCCGGAGCTGCGGCTGACGCTACGCCATTACCTTGAGCCTTAA
- a CDS encoding carbon-nitrogen family hydrolase — MRHWNIAAAQVASVPDNVHHNIENHLRFVECAALNGVELLVFPEYSLTGLPGEDYRPTPQNPLSLIPLQLAAQRHEMTIVAGLPIAQADGLKISSGAVCFMPDGGRLQCSRTHNPGGYAQPGLPIAGHKGQRFSLDFDSTHDSEYFPSHEASYGADLHASGLVTSELKWPLASHWLQAWARKYNMAVLMANHTASSGNNRPVGRSSCWDEHGQLVMRGDEGELLVIGRRRNEGWQGEVVPLR, encoded by the coding sequence ATGAGGCACTGGAATATTGCCGCCGCACAGGTGGCAAGCGTACCTGATAATGTTCATCATAATATTGAAAACCATTTACGCTTTGTGGAATGCGCCGCGCTCAATGGCGTCGAGCTCCTGGTTTTTCCGGAATATTCACTCACCGGCCTGCCTGGCGAAGACTATCGCCCTACCCCGCAAAATCCCTTAAGCCTGATACCGCTACAACTAGCGGCGCAGCGCCATGAAATGACAATTGTTGCCGGCCTGCCGATTGCTCAGGCCGATGGGCTAAAAATCTCCAGTGGAGCCGTTTGTTTCATGCCGGACGGCGGGCGGTTGCAATGTTCCCGCACTCACAACCCTGGCGGTTATGCTCAACCTGGCCTGCCGATTGCGGGTCATAAGGGACAGCGTTTTTCGTTAGATTTCGACAGTACTCACGATAGCGAGTATTTCCCCAGCCACGAAGCATCATACGGCGCAGATCTCCACGCCTCTGGGCTGGTAACCAGTGAACTTAAATGGCCGCTCGCCAGTCATTGGTTACAAGCCTGGGCGCGAAAATACAATATGGCCGTCCTTATGGCTAACCATACCGCCTCAAGTGGTAACAACCGTCCTGTTGGCCGAAGCTCCTGCTGGGATGAGCATGGGCAACTTGTGATGCGTGGGGATGAAGGCGAGCTGCTGGTTATCGGGCGACGACGGAATGAGGGTTGGCAAGGCGAAGTCGTTCCATTACGCTAG
- a CDS encoding DNA polymerase III subunit theta — protein sequence MSINLALLPQDEMDKVNVDLAAAGVAFKERYNMPVIAEAVEREQPEALRGWFRERLVAHRLASVNLSRLPYEPKSK from the coding sequence ATGAGTATTAATCTGGCCCTGTTACCGCAGGATGAGATGGATAAAGTTAACGTTGATCTGGCCGCAGCGGGCGTTGCCTTTAAAGAGCGCTATAACATGCCGGTCATTGCCGAAGCCGTTGAGCGCGAGCAGCCTGAGGCTCTGCGAGGGTGGTTTCGCGAACGGCTGGTAGCCCACCGCCTGGCATCCGTGAACTTGTCGCGCCTGCCCTACGAACCAAAATCTAAATAA